DNA sequence from the bacterium genome:
GGCCGTCGTCACGTGGAAGTAGAAGTTCGGTACCAGGTAGTGCGCCAGGTAGTCGGCCCCGGTCATGTAGCGGCCGCCCCAGTAGGGCAGGGCGATGACGCGCTCGTCGGCGCCCGCGAAGGCCGCCTCGTCGAAGCTCCCCAGCAGCTCCACCACCGCCTTCAGGCGCGTCTGCAGCTCGGCCACGGTGGCCTCGTTGTCGGCGTGGGCCGGGACCGTCCGGTCCGCCAGGCGCCCGGCGCCGTTCTTGGCGTTGTCGCAGGCCACCTGGATCTGCCGCATGAGGTTGAACTGGTCGGGGGCCAGCCGCGCGTTCAGCAGCACGGCCGGATCGAACTTCTTCTCGGCGGCGTAGGCGACGGCCTTGTCCAGGTCGGCGCAGAGGTTGTTGAGGTGCTCGGCGAAGCGCGCAAACGTCGCGACGTAGTTCATCGGATCTCCTGCGGGTAGGCGGTCGACGACGGCGGCCGGCGGGTCGCCGTTCGAC
Encoded proteins:
- a CDS encoding DUF1993 domain-containing protein; the encoded protein is MNYVATFARFAEHLNNLCADLDKAVAYAAEKKFDPAVLLNARLAPDQFNLMRQIQVACDNAKNGAGRLADRTVPAHADNEATVAELQTRLKAVVELLGSFDEAAFAGADERVIALPYWGGRYMTGADYLAHYLVPNFYFHVTTAYSILRHNGVSLGKLDYLGRLPLRLPATQG